In Methanooceanicella nereidis, one DNA window encodes the following:
- a CDS encoding PAS domain S-box protein, protein MEEIFHQKGIIILADLLENISLPFAAVYPDGRLVLCNNAFSALTGYTKEELSKLRLSGDFTPEEWHEQDEELRRVLRLTGRTQRYEKEYQRKDGKRVPVELFMHRACDADGNLLFYYSFVLDITKRKLAEKEIWAVYQRLMDIIEFLPDPTFVIDKDKKVIAWNKAMENMVGVEKKDIIGKGDYFYSIPFYGERRPILIDIIFNSDTSIESNYNYLKRCGNMIYGETYIQTFEGKGAYLWGKASPLYDTDGSLAGAIESIRDITDIKYAEEELRKSRDELEKKVQERTAEIRKANEKLMDEIAERTRAEEALSEARMQAEMYIDLMGHDINNMNQIGIGYIEMALETFNFDENARSMISKSLNILNNSSTLINNVRKIQQAKNGQLEQEMIDVGKMLGEVAMEYSSIPGKYVNIHYTPVYGCAVQANELLKDVFANIVENAIKHSCEPLEIQIEITITKVCYQDKVFYRISISDNGPGITDEMKKTIFDRFKRGNTKAKGRGLGLYLVRTLVNDFHGKVWIEDRVPGNSDMGSKFIIELPAADN, encoded by the coding sequence GTGGAAGAAATTTTTCATCAGAAAGGCATTATAATACTAGCTGACCTGCTCGAAAACATATCACTTCCTTTTGCCGCCGTATATCCTGACGGGAGATTAGTGCTATGTAACAATGCGTTCTCCGCCCTTACCGGCTATACAAAAGAGGAATTAAGTAAGTTAAGGTTGTCCGGGGATTTTACGCCCGAGGAATGGCATGAACAGGACGAGGAATTGAGAAGGGTGCTACGCCTGACGGGGCGGACACAGAGATATGAAAAAGAATACCAGAGGAAAGATGGGAAAAGAGTCCCCGTCGAGCTATTTATGCACAGGGCGTGTGACGCTGATGGAAATCTCCTGTTCTATTATAGTTTTGTCCTTGACATAACAAAACGTAAACTGGCCGAGAAAGAGATCTGGGCGGTCTATCAAAGATTAATGGACATAATCGAGTTTTTACCCGACCCCACATTTGTCATTGACAAGGACAAAAAAGTGATCGCATGGAATAAAGCGATGGAAAACATGGTAGGGGTCGAAAAGAAAGACATAATCGGTAAAGGTGACTACTTTTACTCCATCCCGTTCTATGGAGAGAGAAGGCCGATATTGATAGACATTATCTTTAACAGTGACACGTCTATCGAGTCAAATTATAATTACCTTAAAAGATGCGGGAATATGATCTACGGAGAGACCTATATTCAAACCTTTGAGGGAAAAGGAGCCTATTTATGGGGAAAAGCTTCGCCGCTATATGACACGGACGGGAGCCTGGCCGGAGCCATCGAATCGATCAGGGACATCACGGACATAAAGTATGCGGAAGAAGAGCTCAGGAAGTCCAGGGACGAACTTGAAAAAAAGGTCCAGGAGCGAACGGCGGAGATCAGGAAAGCGAATGAAAAACTAATGGATGAGATAGCCGAACGCACCAGGGCGGAAGAAGCGTTAAGCGAGGCCAGGATGCAGGCCGAAATGTACATTGACCTTATGGGGCACGACATCAATAACATGAACCAGATAGGCATTGGATATATAGAGATGGCTCTTGAGACGTTTAACTTTGATGAAAACGCCAGGTCGATGATCTCAAAATCCCTTAACATATTAAATAATAGCTCTACTTTGATCAACAATGTCAGGAAGATCCAGCAGGCTAAAAACGGGCAACTTGAGCAGGAAATGATAGATGTTGGGAAGATGCTCGGTGAAGTAGCGATGGAATACTCCAGCATCCCGGGAAAATATGTCAACATTCATTACACACCCGTTTACGGGTGTGCAGTACAGGCCAACGAGCTTCTAAAGGATGTGTTCGCCAATATTGTGGAGAACGCGATAAAACACTCGTGTGAGCCTTTGGAAATACAAATAGAGATCACGATAACAAAAGTATGTTATCAGGATAAGGTATTTTACAGGATATCCATAAGTGATAACGGACCGGGCATAACTGATGAGATGAAAAAGACAATATTCGATCGTTTTAAGCGGGGGAACACAAAAGCTAAAGGCAGAGGTCTGGGCCTTTATCTCGTCAGGACTCTCGTGAACGATTTCCATGGCAAGGTATGGATCGAGGATAGAGTGCCGGGTAACAGCGATATGGGCAGTAAGTTCATTATAGAGCTGCCTGCCGCCGATAACTGA